Proteins co-encoded in one Haladaptatus sp. ZSTT2 genomic window:
- a CDS encoding AMP phosphorylase: protein MELSAMAVDIGTRSPTVLLNRADAAEMGVRALDRVQLRHADRTSIGIVEVTDGLVARGTLGVTRRLGYISGTVDVTLAPRPDSVSFIRKKLDDIELEHHELRTIIEDIDADRLNDVELAAYVTATYTNGLSLAETLSLTEHMTAVGESLVWDDPIIADKHSIGGVAGNRITPIVVSIVAAAGVKIPKTSSRAITSPAGTADTMEVFCPVEFSLTEIQDIVEQTNGCLVWGGAVNLSPVDDKIIRVETPLAIDPPGQIIASVLSKKKSAGSTHVIIDIPYGEGAKVRDLPDARELAEDFKRVGEHVGLTIECTITAGSAPIGRGIGPVLEARDVLSVLEGNGPEELKLKSLRLAEILLGCCACDESASELLDSGAALEKFREIIAAQGGDPAVEIEALIPGKETVEVRADRSGVVTHIDNALVSDLARRAGAPKDVGAGILLACAVGEDITKGQPLFTIYAERAEKLADAERLLARSEPVRVRSREEALVERI from the coding sequence AAGTGACCGACGGCCTCGTCGCCCGTGGGACACTCGGTGTCACGCGCCGACTCGGCTATATTTCAGGAACTGTTGACGTGACGCTCGCGCCACGGCCCGATTCGGTCTCGTTCATCCGCAAGAAGCTAGACGATATCGAACTCGAACATCACGAACTCAGGACGATCATCGAAGATATCGACGCAGACCGGCTGAACGACGTGGAGCTCGCGGCGTACGTGACGGCAACGTACACGAACGGGCTCTCACTCGCAGAAACCCTCTCGCTCACTGAACACATGACAGCCGTGGGTGAATCGCTCGTGTGGGACGACCCGATTATCGCGGATAAACACTCGATTGGCGGCGTTGCGGGCAATCGAATCACACCCATCGTCGTCTCGATTGTGGCGGCCGCAGGCGTGAAAATACCCAAAACCTCCTCGCGGGCGATCACCTCGCCTGCGGGCACGGCGGACACGATGGAGGTGTTCTGCCCGGTCGAATTTTCGCTCACAGAGATTCAAGACATCGTCGAGCAGACGAATGGCTGTCTCGTCTGGGGCGGGGCGGTGAACCTCTCGCCCGTGGACGACAAAATCATCCGCGTCGAGACGCCCCTCGCCATCGACCCGCCGGGCCAGATTATCGCCTCCGTCCTCTCGAAAAAGAAGAGTGCTGGCTCAACGCACGTCATCATCGACATTCCCTACGGTGAGGGGGCGAAGGTGCGCGACCTCCCCGACGCCCGCGAACTCGCAGAGGACTTCAAGCGCGTGGGCGAGCACGTGGGACTGACCATTGAGTGTACCATCACCGCCGGGTCTGCGCCCATCGGGCGGGGAATCGGGCCCGTCCTCGAAGCCCGAGATGTGCTCTCGGTTTTGGAGGGAAACGGCCCCGAAGAACTCAAACTCAAGAGCCTCAGACTCGCAGAAATCCTCCTTGGGTGCTGTGCGTGCGACGAGAGCGCGAGCGAATTGCTGGACTCCGGTGCCGCCCTCGAAAAGTTCCGTGAGATTATTGCTGCACAGGGTGGCGATCCTGCGGTCGAAATTGAGGCTCTCATCCCCGGCAAAGAAACGGTCGAGGTGCGGGCAGACCGGTCCGGTGTCGTGACCCACATCGACAACGCACTGGTGAGCGACCTCGCCCGGCGAGCAGGTGCGCCAAAAGACGTCGGCGCGGGCATTCTCCTTGCGTGTGCCGTCGGCGAGGATATTACGAAAGGCCAGCCGTTGTTCACCATCTACGCAGAACGCGCCGAGAAACTGGCAGACGCAGAGCGACTGCTCGCTCGCAGTGAGCCAGTCCGCGTCCGGAGTCGAGAAGAGGCGTTGGTCGAACGAATTTAA